In the Malaya genurostris strain Urasoe2022 chromosome 1, Malgen_1.1, whole genome shotgun sequence genome, one interval contains:
- the LOC131430578 gene encoding methylthioribose-1-phosphate isomerase, which translates to MSLKAIIYENGKLKILDQLLLPEQSQYINIAGVEDGWNAIRKMQVRGAPAIAIVGCLSLAVEISNRSFDNKSDFVHEMEKKLNFLITARPTAVNMKIAADELIKLSHVLDRDEAVAVDAMKRTVLEAIESMLDKDISDNMMIGKHGAGVILSRASVGNTVKILTHCNTGSLATAGYGTALGVIRKLNELNRLEHVYCTETRPYNQGARLTAFELVHEKIPATLITDSMVASLFTVGHISAAIVGADRIAANGDTANKIGTYQIAVLANYHNVPFYVAAPFTSIDLTIPSGKAITIEERPAREMTHIGDHRIAAPGIQCWNPAFDVTPAALITGIVTEKGVFKPDELDKHAS; encoded by the coding sequence ATGAGCTTAAAAGCAATAATTTATGAAAATGGAAAGCTGAAAATACTTGACCAACTGTTACTACCGGAACAGTCTCAATACATCAACATCGCCGGTGTTGAAGACGGTTGGAATGCTATACGCAAAATGCAGGTTCGTGGGGCTCCAGCAATCGCAATCGTGGGATGTCTTTCTCTGGCTGTCGAGATAAGCAACCGTAGCTTTGATAACAAGAGTGACTTCGTGCACGAGATGGAAaagaaacttaattttttaatCACTGCTAGACCAACAGCGGTCAACATGAAGATCGCTGCAGATGAACTGATCAAACTGTCACATGTGCTAGACCGCGATGAGGCTGTGGCTGTCGATGCAATGAAACGGACAGTTCTGGAGGCCATCGAAAGCATGCTTGATAAGGATATATCTGATAACATGATGATAGGGAAGCATGGTGCTGGTGTGATACTTTCTCGTGCATCTGTCGGAAATACTGTAAAGATACTAACACATTGCAACACTGGATCCTTGGCAACTGCTGGCTATGGAACTGCTTTGGGAGTTATACGAAAACTGAATGAACTGAACCGATTAGAGCACGTATATTGCACGGAAACGAGACCATACAATCAAGGTGCCAGGCTAACAGCATTTGAACTGGTGCACGAAAAAATACCGGCAACTTTGATAACGGATAGCATGGTCGCTTCCCTTTTCACTGTGGGTCATATTTCGGCTGCTATAGTGGGAGCCGATAGAATTGCAGCTAACGGAGATACGGCGAATAAAATTGGAACATACCAAATAGCTGTTCTAGCCAACTACCACAACGTGCCATTCTACGTAGCCGCACCGTTTACCTCGATTGATCTGACGATACCTTCGGGGAAAGCTATCACCATTGAAGAGCGTCCCGCACGAGAAATGACTCACATTGGCGATCATCGGATAGCTGCACCGGGGATTCAATGTTGGAACCCAGCGTTCGATGTGACACCAGCAGCATTGATTACGGGAATTGTGACGGAGAAGGGTGTATTCAAACCGGATGAATTAGATAAGCATGCTTcctaa